The genomic segment AACCTTATTTTACCACAATTGAGAACGAAAGGGAACTGGTGTTCGGGGAAAATATTCAGAACGGCGATTCATCTCACCACCTGAAGAGGTGGGAGTCTCCTCGCCGCATAGGATAAAAATATTCTGCATCATTCTTCCTCCTGTGGTCAATAATACTATTGTTTGACCAAAGGAGGAATTTTTATGAAGAGGATAAATCATAGGCTGCCTGTTATGGTTTCCCGAATATTTGTCAGCACATTAATGGCCGCCCTGGCGGTCTTTTTTTTACATAATGGCGGGATGGGGGCGGCATTTGTAAAAGGGTCCGCAGGAGCAATGCCTTTTTTTAAAGGGCCCGGAGAAGCGGCACCCCTCTTAAAAGGGCCCGGGGCAGCGGTTCTGGTAAAAGTACCGCCAGAGGAGGGGCACTGGCTGAAGACGGCGGATGACGGCTGGTATGTTCCGGCGATACAGGGGATAAAAGGCAGCCGGGGGAATAAAGTAACTCCGCTTGTACCTATAAAGGAGGCGGCGATGCCAACTGTGGTGCATCTGGAAGCGGCCCAAACAGCTCTAAACTGCTCTGCTGACACCCTCAACATTATGTACATCTGGACTGATGAAGATAAATTGAAAGTAGTCTCGGTAACGACTTTTAACCGGGAGACGAAACAGGCATCCATAGTGGTAATCCCACTTTATACGGCAACCGATACTAATGAGACAATTGAACTCAACAGGGACTACCGTACAATTGGGGACCTGTACAGGGAAAACGGGCGTGAGGGTGTCAGGCGGTTTTTGGAACAAAAACTGGGCCTCGAGATAAGCAATTTTGTCCATGTGAACCAGACAGCTCTGGAAAAACTGAGTGACGTCATCGGGATAATAGAAGTTAATGGGCGCAGGTCAAGCATGCTGGAGGCATTTGAGCAGACTACAGCAGGGCTCCGGACTGATGACAGGGATATTGTCAGTGCAGTGGCCTGTAAACTTGTGCAGCCCCGGATACTGACCAGGGTTCCCGAATTCCTGAGGATATTCAGCCGTGATATGACAACGAATTTTACCACAGGGGAAATGCTGGCGGTTTTTTACCTGAGCAGGCAGATGGAACTTCAGGAGATGCGTAAAACTGCCCTGGCGGGATATGAGTATGAGTCTCCCGGGTCAAAATACCTTTTTGTGTCGGAACAGACCTGGAAAAACATTATCTATGAGATGACTCAGTGAGGCATCCGGAAGCAGCACAGCTCCTAATATATATTTATTTGCTGAAAAATGAAGCCGGCAGAAAAGGAAATAGGTGACCGTTTCTCGAAGTTATAAGGGTACTTTCCAAACGACATTAAGCTCCCGGAAATGACCGGAATGAATATGGTGAGCTATTGTACCGGATTTTCGCACTGACGCCGGATAAATCTAACCTTATTCCTGGCGAAGCCACGGACTAAACCGCCAATTCGGCCTCCTGCCTCAATGGCGGCTTCACCATCCATGGTTCCGGTCCGTGGCTTCGCTTAGCGGAACTGCGGTAATATTTATCACGGCGTCAGTGCAAGAAAAATCTTGTACAACATCTCCCCATATTCTACGGTCATTTCCAGAAGCTAACCGCGTATGGGAAGATATCCAGTTCAAGGCGATAAGCCTTGAACCATAAAGGAAAAAATAATTTCCGCACATAATGAGGGGGAACGGTTATGTTTGGCAAAAAAGCGGTGATCATTGGAGCGGTATTGGTTCTGACACTAGCGGGTTTTGTGCTGGGCCAGGCTGTGAATGCAGCTATTGGCAGTCCGGGGGACCAGAATGACCCTTTGGTTACCAAGAGTTATGTAGATATAGAAGCAGGTAAGCTGCAGGTTCAAATTGATGAACTGACAAATGAGGCTGATACCCTTAGAGGTGAGATAGCGGGTCTGAGAAGTGAAATTGATAAGCTTAAATAGAAATTGCGGAGTGATATTAATGCGAAATAAGTTTAGATACCTGATTCTGCTGCCAGTGTTACTGGGGTTTCTTGCTGCTCAGGCGGTAAGCGCCGGCTCCGGACCGCCGGGAAGCAGTTCAAACCCGGTGATAACAAAGAGCTATGCTGATAAGGTATTAAAACCGGTGCAGGAGCGGGTTATTGCCCTGCAGACAGAACTGCAGTCTCTCAGGGGTGAAGCCTCTGATTTAAGAACTGCGTTGGCTCGTTTGAATGGGCCCATGTTTTCCGATGTGCCTGCTGAGCACTGGGCATTAGGTGATATAGAGTATATGGTGGACAGAGGCATAATCAACGGAATGGGTGACGGCACATTTGCCCCAGGCAGTGCGGCGCGCCGGTCTGAAGTTGCCGCGATGCTGGTTAAGGCCCTGGACCTGCCGGTGGCAGGGGCTGAGGTGAACTTTAAGGACGTCAGCGCCGGACACTGGGCCTATGGATACATAGCGGCAGCCCAGAAGGCGGGCATTATCTCCGGGTTCCCCGGTGGAGAGTTTAAGCCTAATGATAATGTGACCAGGGCCCAGATGGCTATAATGCTGGAAAGGGCATACGGGCTGGAGAAAAGCGGCGCTACCGCCGGTTTTAAGGACGTGCGCACTGATTACTGGGCATATAATGCGGTGCTGTCACTGGCTGATAACGGTATCAGCAGGGGGTATCCCGATGGGACCTTCCGTCCCGCGATATCTGTAAGCAGGGCGGAAGTTGCTGTGCTGCTGGCAAAGGCTATGGACCCGGACCGGAGGGCGAAGTGAAAAAGGAGACAGGAGATCAGGAGACAGGAGACAGGAGATAGGAGATAGGAGATAGGAGATAGGAGATAGGAGATAGGAGATCAGGAGACAGGAGACAGGAGACAGGAGACAGGAGATAGGAGACAGGAGACAGGAGACAGGAGACAGGAGACAGGAGATAGGAGATAGGAGACAGGAGACAGGAGACAGGAGACAGGAGACAGGAGACAGGAGACAGGAGACAGGAGATAGGAGATAGGAGATAGGAGATAGGAGATAGGAGACAGGAGATAGGAGATAGGAGACAGGAGATCAGGAAAAGGGATAATGAATAAGATAAAAGGCGGAAGATTGGTTGGTGCCCTGGTGGTTCGTTGCTGCCGGGGTTTTTCATATACGATAAAAAAAGGAAACAGGCGGATTTTGCCGAATACTGACTCTGGGAATCGGAATTGCGGGAATGAAATTAATTGGGATTAATGGGGAATGACATTTAGGAAGGACATCAGACTATGCAGGATTTTCGCAGCTTTGATCAGGAAGCTTATTCCAGGGATGCCAGAGTGCGGCACCTGAAGCTCAGGAGGGTAAGAAAGCGCCGGTTGTTTCTGACCACTTTGCTATTAGCAGCAGTTATGACCCTGGGAGTCTATGCCTATCAGGCGGACCTGTGGAGCGTGGCTGCAGAAATGTACTATAACAGCAGGGCGGTTGCCGGGGGAGCAGAGGCGCCGGTCATTGCAGAAACAAAATGGCTGAATGTGCTGCTGATTGGTGTGGACCAGCGGAAAAACGAACCGGCCAGGTCTGACACGCTTATGGTGGCAATGTTTAACACAGAAGAGAAGAAGGTTTGCGTAGTATCCATTCCCAGGGATACCAGGGTTAAGATAGATGGCCTGGAGCACGCGACCCGGATTAACCACGCCCATTCCAACGGCGGGATTGAGCTGACCCGGAAGACAGTGGAAGAGTTTCTGGGGATACCGATACACAATTATGTGGAAACTAATTTTGACGGTTTTGAAAACATAATTGACGTTATTGGCGGGGTAAACCTGGAGGTTGAAAAAAATATGTATTATCCACCTGAGGGAATTGATGTCAATAAAGGTTACCAGCGTCTTGACGGACATGATGCCCTGGGATATGTCAGGTACAGGAGCGATGGTGGGGGGGACCTGCCTAGAATCGAGCGCCAGCACAAGTTTTTGGCGGCACTCACTGAGGAGGTTTTAAAACCGGGCACCCTGTTAAAAATACCTGATATTGCGGGTGAACTGCGCAGTAATGTGAAAACGGATCTCCCTGTAAGGGAAATTATTATGCTGGCGGGGCGGTTTAAAAATGCCGGTGCGGAAAATATGAAGTTTGTCAATATTCCGGGAAGCCCCAAATATATAAACAGCGCCAGTTATTACGTTGTTGATGAAGCAGAGCTTCAGGTTTTCATGGATGAACTTATTGCCGGAGCTGCCGGTGAAAATAACCTGAATAATGATGTGAATATTAATGAAGGAAAAGTTTTACCGGAAAGGGACCAAAATTGATGAAAACTGTAGTGATATCCGGTTATTACGGGTATGAAAACACAGGTGATGAAGCGCTCCTGGCTTCTATTATAAAGGCACTCAAAGCAGAGATGCCGGGTGTACATATAGTTGTATTATCATTCAGGCCGGAAGAGACTGCCAGGCGCTATGGTGTGGAGGCTGTCAACAGGCTGGGCCTGTCTCAGATTTTCTCAGCATTAAGGCGTGCCGACCTTCTCATAAGCGGAGGCGGCAGTCTGCTGCAGGATGTGACGGGACCGCTGACCATACCGTATTACCTGGGTATTGTCGCTTTGGCCAAACTGCTGGGAAAGCCGGTCATGTTTTATGCCCAGGGGATAGGTCCGGTCAATGGCAGTATCGGTAAGCTGCTGATCAGGCTGATAGGCAGCAGGGTGGATATGATTACACTGCGGGATGAGGCTTCGGCGAGCCTGCTGCGGCAGATCGGGGTGAGGCGGCCGCCGGTTGAGGTTACGGCTGACCCGGTGTTTGCCATGGAGCCGGAAGCGTGTGCCATTAGTGAGGAAGTATTCAGGGCGCTGGGAATACCGGTATCTGCCGGACCGGTTGTGGGAATATTTATCCGGGAATGGCAGGGGCAGAAGGGGTACAAGGAGGCTGTGGCCGGGTTTGCCGATACCATGCTGGCAAAAGGGAGGCAGGTTATATTTGTGCCCATGCAGTACCCTGCTGATGTGGCCCCGGCAAGGGAAATTGCCGGGATGATGGATAATAAGCCGGTACTGATAGAAGAAGCCTTGGGTTTTTCCCGGATTACAGAGCTGGTTAAGGCAATGGATGTGGTTGTGGGGATGAGGCTCCATGCCCTGATAATTGCTGCTTCCTGTGCCGCGCCGATGGCCGGGCTCAGTTATGACCCTAAGGTAACTGATTTCCTCAGAAGTATTGGACAGCCGGTCCTGGAAGATCTGGAGAGTATTACTGGTGGACAGCTTGTGGAGGAAGTGGAGAAAGTATTCGATAACAGGGAAACTATCAGGAAAAAGCTGCAGGATATCAGGAAGGAACTGCGGCAAAAAGCACTGAGGAACAGTGAGATAGCAATACGGCTGATAGAGAATAGATAGTAGAGGAGAAAAATTTTGCTTCGGAAGTAAAAGGCTGTAAACCTGCCGGGAACCAGTCCTGGGTAGGGATGCAGCCTTTTCTTTTGGCAAAAAGTGAAAAATAATTAAAGAAAAAATTCTTTCCTACCCCGTTAAACCGACACATACCCCCGAATAAGTATGAATATAAAAACAGAGGGAGATTACTGAAACATTCCCTAAATATTGGTTGTCCGAAAGCTGTTGACTAGTGGGTCGGGAATTAGGTATAATTAATTCAGGTTTGTGGCACAATAATCCTTTTGAGTTAATGTAGTCCCAGTGCAGGAAGGGAACAGCAGCAGGCCTAAATCAAACCAGAACAAATAGTGACAAAAAAATAAAAAAATTCCGCTTTATTGAAGGAAAACTTATCCAGTATGTAGAATGAAAACGAATGGGCTAAAATTATGCAGCTTAAAATTTCTAAAGGTATAAACCTTTAGTATTATTGGTTCTAGATAAGTATCTCTTGAAGGGGGTGTTGCAACAAAAGATAGGTGAATAGGCGGATTTTTTATTGGTTTCAAAAGAAAGAGAAAATAAGCAAAGGGGGATTTTAGAAGAATGAGAAAGTTTAAAAGAATGATTGCTCTCGTAACTGTAGCTCTGTTCGTTCTCGCATTCGCAGCTCCTGCCGG from the Phosphitispora fastidiosa genome contains:
- a CDS encoding S-layer homology domain-containing protein — protein: MRNKFRYLILLPVLLGFLAAQAVSAGSGPPGSSSNPVITKSYADKVLKPVQERVIALQTELQSLRGEASDLRTALARLNGPMFSDVPAEHWALGDIEYMVDRGIINGMGDGTFAPGSAARRSEVAAMLVKALDLPVAGAEVNFKDVSAGHWAYGYIAAAQKAGIISGFPGGEFKPNDNVTRAQMAIMLERAYGLEKSGATAGFKDVRTDYWAYNAVLSLADNGISRGYPDGTFRPAISVSRAEVAVLLAKAMDPDRRAK
- a CDS encoding LCP family protein, giving the protein MKRINHRLPVMVSRIFVSTLMAALAVFFLHNGGMGAAFVKGSAGAMPFFKGPGEAAPLLKGPGAAVLVKVPPEEGHWLKTADDGWYVPAIQGIKGSRGNKVTPLVPIKEAAMPTVVHLEAAQTALNCSADTLNIMYIWTDEDKLKVVSVTTFNRETKQASIVVIPLYTATDTNETIELNRDYRTIGDLYRENGREGVRRFLEQKLGLEISNFVHVNQTALEKLSDVIGIIEVNGRRSSMLEAFEQTTAGLRTDDRDIVSAVACKLVQPRILTRVPEFLRIFSRDMTTNFTTGEMLAVFYLSRQMELQEMRKTALAGYEYESPGSKYLFVSEQTWKNIIYEMTQ
- a CDS encoding LCP family protein, giving the protein MQDFRSFDQEAYSRDARVRHLKLRRVRKRRLFLTTLLLAAVMTLGVYAYQADLWSVAAEMYYNSRAVAGGAEAPVIAETKWLNVLLIGVDQRKNEPARSDTLMVAMFNTEEKKVCVVSIPRDTRVKIDGLEHATRINHAHSNGGIELTRKTVEEFLGIPIHNYVETNFDGFENIIDVIGGVNLEVEKNMYYPPEGIDVNKGYQRLDGHDALGYVRYRSDGGGDLPRIERQHKFLAALTEEVLKPGTLLKIPDIAGELRSNVKTDLPVREIIMLAGRFKNAGAENMKFVNIPGSPKYINSASYYVVDEAELQVFMDELIAGAAGENNLNNDVNINEGKVLPERDQN
- the csaB gene encoding polysaccharide pyruvyl transferase CsaB, with amino-acid sequence MKTVVISGYYGYENTGDEALLASIIKALKAEMPGVHIVVLSFRPEETARRYGVEAVNRLGLSQIFSALRRADLLISGGGSLLQDVTGPLTIPYYLGIVALAKLLGKPVMFYAQGIGPVNGSIGKLLIRLIGSRVDMITLRDEASASLLRQIGVRRPPVEVTADPVFAMEPEACAISEEVFRALGIPVSAGPVVGIFIREWQGQKGYKEAVAGFADTMLAKGRQVIFVPMQYPADVAPAREIAGMMDNKPVLIEEALGFSRITELVKAMDVVVGMRLHALIIAASCAAPMAGLSYDPKVTDFLRSIGQPVLEDLESITGGQLVEEVEKVFDNRETIRKKLQDIRKELRQKALRNSEIAIRLIENR